In Vibrio tritonius, the following are encoded in one genomic region:
- the panP gene encoding pyridoxal-dependent aspartate 1-decarboxylase PanP, which produces MTATNKTADVTFENLLRIFTIPEGPDSTLTQIESELSHNLNLFLGEHIVAEEKPLVEIEKDFSSAHVPEQPQFVSEHTEHLLNTLVAHSVHTSAPSFVGHMTSALPYFLMPLSKIMIALNQNLVKIETSKAFTPLERQVLGMIHHLIYGEDETFYQRWMHSAVHSLGAFCSGGTIANITALWVARNNALKATPDFGGVEKEGLFKALKYYGYEGLAIVVSERGHYSLKKAADVLGIGQDGLVSVATDEYNRIKPADLDKTLCELKAKRILPFAVVGVAGTTETGNIDPLNAMAAICRQHSCHFHVDAAWGGATLMSQQHRYLLNGIEQADSVTIDAHKQLYIPMGAGMVLFKDPSAMQSIEHHAQYILRQGSKDLGSHTLEGSRSGMAMLVYSSLHIISRAGYGMLIDQSIAKAHFFAKLIKATDDFELVSEPELCLLTYRFVPPFALHALEHANREQKIELNNALNELTKFIQKHQRETGRSFVSRTQLTPTRWDHLATIVFRVVLANPLTTETILQGILQEQREIARLAPQLMTNIENIAYSIVPVPAPKVTQE; this is translated from the coding sequence ATGACGGCAACAAATAAAACAGCGGATGTGACTTTTGAGAATCTTCTGCGTATTTTTACTATTCCTGAAGGTCCCGACTCCACTTTAACCCAAATTGAATCTGAACTTTCCCATAACTTAAACCTTTTTTTAGGTGAGCACATCGTGGCTGAAGAAAAGCCTCTGGTTGAGATTGAAAAAGATTTTTCTAGTGCGCATGTACCAGAGCAGCCGCAATTCGTATCCGAACATACCGAACACCTTCTTAACACTCTTGTCGCCCACTCTGTGCACACCTCAGCCCCTAGCTTTGTGGGGCATATGACATCAGCTCTGCCTTACTTTTTGATGCCGCTTTCAAAAATCATGATTGCGCTTAACCAAAACTTGGTAAAAATAGAAACCTCAAAGGCTTTTACACCTCTTGAACGCCAAGTTCTTGGAATGATCCATCACCTTATTTATGGTGAAGACGAGACATTCTACCAGCGCTGGATGCACAGTGCGGTGCACTCCCTTGGCGCGTTTTGTTCCGGTGGTACCATAGCGAACATCACTGCTCTTTGGGTGGCGCGTAATAATGCATTAAAGGCGACGCCTGACTTCGGTGGAGTGGAAAAAGAAGGCTTGTTCAAAGCATTAAAATATTATGGATATGAGGGCCTTGCCATCGTCGTTTCTGAACGGGGTCACTACTCATTGAAAAAAGCGGCCGATGTGTTAGGTATTGGCCAAGATGGACTGGTCAGTGTTGCGACCGATGAATATAACCGGATAAAACCAGCAGACTTAGATAAAACGCTGTGTGAGCTGAAAGCTAAACGCATCTTGCCCTTTGCTGTTGTCGGTGTTGCCGGAACCACCGAAACAGGCAATATCGACCCATTAAATGCGATGGCGGCTATTTGTCGTCAACATTCGTGTCATTTTCATGTCGATGCGGCTTGGGGCGGAGCGACCTTGATGTCGCAGCAACACCGTTATTTACTCAACGGCATTGAACAGGCGGACTCTGTCACCATTGATGCTCACAAACAGCTTTACATCCCAATGGGCGCTGGCATGGTGCTGTTCAAAGATCCAAGCGCAATGCAATCGATAGAACATCATGCACAATACATTTTGCGCCAAGGTTCAAAGGATTTGGGCAGCCACACTCTAGAAGGGTCACGTTCTGGCATGGCCATGCTCGTCTACTCAAGCCTGCACATTATTAGCCGCGCTGGCTATGGCATGCTTATCGACCAAAGCATCGCTAAAGCCCATTTTTTTGCAAAACTCATCAAAGCCACCGACGATTTCGAATTGGTGTCTGAACCTGAGCTGTGCCTGCTTACTTATCGGTTTGTTCCCCCCTTTGCTCTACACGCTCTAGAGCATGCAAACCGTGAGCAAAAAATCGAACTCAATAACGCTCTGAACGAATTAACCAAATTCATCCAAAAACACCAACGTGAAACCGGCCGCTCGTTTGTTTCTCGAACTCAATTAACACCAACGCGCTGGGATCATTTGGCCACCATTGTGTTTCGAGTTGTGTTAGCAAATCCCCTCACCACTGAAACCATTTTGCAGGGAATTTTGCAAGAACAGCGAGAAATTGCTAGATTAGCGCCTCAATTGATGACAAACATAGAGAATATCGCGTACTCTATCGTCCCAGTACCTGCGCCCAAAGTTACACAAGAATGA